A window of Pirellula sp. SH-Sr6A contains these coding sequences:
- a CDS encoding anti-phage dCTP deaminase, translating into MTNIDSIDSNEFDTELVIGLVCSVGTESSLVIDLLRERLGRAGYRVELVKVSGDVIPQIVEIEDPGTDQFKRYSDLMTAGNDCRELEPADDSILAHGIATCISLLRRKQQKNSADDVEPSETPVPKTAYIIDSLKRPEEVAKLRVIYSSGFLLLGIHSDLQRRTQHLVNNKGMTKEQAQKLIERDQAESTEPHGQRVNDTFHLADFFVRISDSHDRLRCDIQRLVELWFGNPFLTPSFDEYAMFMAFASALRSADLSRQVGAVITRDNEILSTGANECPKAGGGLYWPERNSMSGCLEDDPNGRDFKRGRDSNRAEQLAIIERIITEAERESPGFDGATLRKVLKKSGIRDLTEFGRVVHAEMEALMSCARRGVSSVGGTVFCTTFPCHNCAKHIVAAGIARVVFVEPYSKSKALEFHDDSIIYSDSEADQGDRRVRFEPFVGVGPRRFFELFSMNLGSSYKLDRKISDTGEKKEWRIENAQLRLQLRPTSYLRLELTACQAFGKKITRNPLKDDPNDQDGNSGTSKDS; encoded by the coding sequence ATGACTAACATCGACTCGATCGATTCCAACGAATTTGATACCGAACTTGTGATCGGCTTAGTTTGTTCTGTAGGGACTGAATCGAGTTTGGTCATTGATCTTTTACGAGAACGGCTGGGGCGAGCGGGCTACCGGGTTGAGTTGGTAAAGGTCTCTGGCGACGTGATTCCTCAGATTGTTGAAATTGAAGACCCCGGCACAGACCAGTTCAAACGCTATTCAGACTTGATGACCGCAGGCAATGATTGCAGGGAACTGGAACCAGCTGACGATTCGATTCTGGCACACGGAATTGCCACATGCATTTCGTTGCTTCGTCGAAAGCAACAAAAGAACAGTGCCGATGATGTCGAACCGAGCGAGACGCCTGTACCAAAAACAGCATACATTATCGATTCCCTTAAACGGCCAGAGGAAGTGGCCAAACTGCGGGTTATCTACTCATCTGGCTTTTTGCTACTAGGCATCCATTCCGATCTGCAGCGTCGTACGCAGCATCTCGTCAACAATAAGGGCATGACGAAAGAGCAAGCACAGAAGCTTATCGAGCGAGACCAAGCGGAGTCTACAGAGCCTCATGGACAACGTGTCAACGACACATTTCATCTGGCTGACTTTTTCGTCCGAATATCCGATAGCCACGATCGGCTCCGCTGTGACATCCAACGGTTGGTTGAACTGTGGTTCGGGAATCCGTTTTTAACACCTTCTTTCGATGAATACGCGATGTTCATGGCCTTTGCATCGGCATTGCGGTCCGCTGATTTGTCGCGACAAGTGGGAGCGGTGATCACACGCGATAACGAGATTCTGTCGACTGGTGCAAACGAATGTCCGAAAGCAGGCGGTGGGCTATATTGGCCGGAGAGGAATTCGATGAGCGGTTGCTTGGAAGATGATCCAAACGGCAGGGACTTCAAACGAGGTCGCGATTCCAACCGTGCGGAACAACTTGCCATCATTGAACGGATCATCACGGAGGCGGAAAGAGAATCGCCTGGATTCGATGGGGCAACGTTGAGAAAGGTATTGAAGAAAAGTGGCATTCGGGACCTAACCGAGTTTGGGCGGGTCGTGCACGCTGAGATGGAGGCGTTGATGAGCTGCGCGAGACGCGGTGTCAGTTCCGTCGGCGGAACGGTTTTCTGTACAACTTTCCCTTGCCACAATTGCGCGAAACACATTGTCGCCGCCGGAATCGCTCGGGTCGTTTTCGTCGAACCCTATTCCAAAAGCAAAGCCCTAGAGTTCCATGATGATTCGATCATTTACTCTGACTCGGAGGCTGATCAAGGCGATCGGCGGGTTAGGTTTGAACCTTTTGTCGGGGTCGGCCCCCGGCGTTTCTTCGAACTTTTTTCGATGAATCTGGGCTCTAGTTACAAACTCGACCGCAAAATCAGCGATACTGGCGAGAAGAAGGAGTGGCGTATCGAAAATGCCCAACTTCGGCTACAACTTCGGCCGACAAGTTACTTGCGGCTTGAATTGACAGCA
- a CDS encoding PDDEXK nuclease domain-containing protein has protein sequence MTTLVLPAREIKIVDESPLAVPSNKNVDFHGLVSLIQSTEQSCTQSAAKAVNAIITVRSWLIGYHIIVYEQQGFDRAAYGTRLIEELSQRLHQIGVPRVEPRDLRRYRQFALLYPQIRESVTAKFPNLLHDKTLSLPSAIWQSATAKSGNELISSLSFTHFCELLRCESDEQRAFYEDECIRGCWSVRELKRQINSLLYERSELSIDKQKLREQTSVHVETASPRLVIRDPYVFEFLGLKPQEVMSESTLEDELLNKLQEFLMELGNGFCFEARQRRILIGDNPDIWKTLSPIGGQTR, from the coding sequence ATGACTACCCTAGTCCTTCCCGCAAGGGAGATCAAGATCGTGGATGAAAGCCCGCTCGCTGTTCCTTCCAATAAGAACGTTGATTTTCATGGTTTGGTTTCTCTGATCCAATCCACCGAGCAAAGCTGTACGCAGTCTGCAGCCAAAGCCGTCAATGCCATTATCACCGTCCGAAGCTGGTTGATCGGTTACCACATTATCGTGTACGAGCAACAAGGTTTCGATCGCGCTGCGTACGGAACTCGATTGATCGAAGAACTGTCACAGCGACTCCATCAGATCGGTGTTCCACGAGTGGAACCCAGGGACCTACGGCGTTACCGTCAGTTCGCACTCTTGTACCCGCAGATTCGGGAGTCAGTGACTGCCAAATTCCCGAACTTGTTGCATGACAAGACTTTATCGCTACCTTCAGCGATTTGGCAGTCGGCGACTGCCAAATCAGGAAACGAGTTGATTTCCAGCCTGTCTTTCACCCATTTTTGTGAATTGCTGCGTTGTGAATCGGATGAACAACGAGCGTTTTACGAAGACGAGTGCATTCGAGGTTGCTGGTCTGTCCGCGAGCTAAAACGCCAGATCAATAGCCTGCTGTACGAACGAAGCGAGTTGTCAATCGACAAGCAAAAACTGCGTGAACAAACGTCTGTGCATGTCGAAACCGCATCGCCACGGCTTGTTATTCGAGATCCGTACGTGTTTGAGTTTTTGGGACTGAAGCCGCAGGAAGTGATGAGCGAGTCGACTCTCGAAGATGAATTGCTAAACAAGTTGCAAGAGTTCCTGATGGAATTAGGGAATGGCTTCTGCTTCGAAGCTCGCCAGCGTCGAATCTTGATCGGTGATAATCCTGACATCTGGAAGACGCTCTCACCCATTGGAGGACAAACACGATGA